AACTCCGGCGGACAGGATCCCCGTGTTCTGCAACCTGCTCGACCAGGGAGCGAAAGAGCTCGGACTCGACCTTGAATCGTACTACACCAGCGGCGAGCATGTCGCCGAAGCACAGCTCCGCATGCTCCGGAAGTATGGACATGACAACGTCTGGAGCCTCTTCTATGTCGGCAAAGAGGCGGAACTGCTCGGATGCAAGAAGATCCTGTTCGCCCGGGAAGGACCGCCCAATGTGATGGACTTCGTCATCCGTACCCTGGATGATATCGACACCCTGGAGGTGCCCGAACGGCTGGAGGATCATCCGGCGTTCACCGAACAATCCCGGTGCCTTGCCATCCTGCGGAACGAGGTCGGCGGGAAGGTGCCGATCTGTTCGTACATCTCGTCGTCCATGACGATCCCCGCGATGCTCATGGGGATGGAACGCTGGCTCGAATTGCTGCTCCTTGGCCCCGAGGAGAAGCGCGACCTGCTCCTCGCAACGTGCCACGAGTTCTTCGTTCGCGAGGTCCGCGCCTGCCGTGCGGCGGGGGCGGATGTCATCGTGTACGCAAACCCCTTCGGGTCCACGGATTTCGTGCCGATGAGCATCTTCACCTCCCTTTCCCTGCCGTGGATCATGCGCGATATCCAGGCCATCGGTCCGGACGGGGTCGTGTACTACTGTGGCATGGCACGGATGAACGACGTCATCGGCGTTGTCCGCGAACGGACCGGGCTCGGCACGTACTATGTGAGTCCGCTGGACGACCTCGCATCGGCGAAACAGATCATCGGCACGCAGGGGCTGACCTGCGGGGTCATCAACGATATCAGATTGATCGAATGGTCTCCTGCAGAGATCCGGCAGGAGGTGAAACGCATGATGGAGGCAGGGATGCCCGGAGGACATTTCCTGTTCGGCACCGGCGTCATGCCCTACTGTATCCCGGAAGAGAACATCAGGACCATGCTCAATGCAGCATACGAATACGGACGGTGGCTCCAGTAGCGCACCTGCGCAGGAGCTGACCTTCCTCATAGGCTGCGGGATCCTGGCCCGGGAGATCCGATCCCTGATCAGGAAAAATCATTGGCCCCTCGAACCCATCCTGCTCGACCCGGACCTGCACAACGATTTCTGCTCGCTTGAGAGGGCGCTCGCATCCTCCCTCACCGCGCATCGATCCGACAGCACGGTCGTCTTCTATGGCTGCTGCCACCCCAGGATCGACGATATCGTGGCCGGGGCACAGACGGTGCGCACCCAGGGACAGAACTGCATCGAGATGCTGCTCGGCCACGACGTGTTCAGCAGGGAAGTGGAACAGGGGGCCTATTTCCTGATGGAAGCATGGGCACGCAACTGGCACCGCGTGATCGCCAATGCATTTGGCACCACGACGCCAGATGTCATCCGATCCATTTTCAACGAGGACCGCCGGTACCTCCTGGCGCTCCGGACCCCCTGCACCGGCGACTTCACCGGGGCGGCCGAAGAAGCAGGGCGCGTTGCCGGCCTGCCGGTCAGATGGATGGACGTCTCCCTCGACGCTCTGGAAGACACGCTCCGTACCGCCATCGTGCTCCGATCATCGGCGAATGTCCCATGAACGGGGAGATCGCCACGGACCGCGACGTTGCTGCACTCGAAGAACGCGTGCGCAAACTTGCCGGCGAGAAGTCATCCCTCGAACTCGTGATCAGCCTGATGAACCGGATGAGTGAAGCGCCAGGACTCGACACCACCATCCAGAACATGCTCCATGCCCTGGCCGATGTGATCGGCGGACTCGACCTCATCCTCTACTACATGCGGGAGGGCGAGATCCATTCCGCCGACATCAATGGCAGTGCGCGCCACGACACGTCCATCGCCGATCCCCTGGTCCAGCGCGTGTTCACATCGCGGCAACCCGAAGAGATCGAGCAACCGTTCGAGGACACCAGGATGACCACCGAAGAGTTCGCGAGTGCGTATACCTGGGCCGTACCCCTTCTGGTGGGAGAGGAACTCATCGGGGTCTTCAAGATCGAATGCCTGCACATCAGTCTGGGCGACATGCCACGCGAACTCTCCACCTTCTTTGCGTACGCTGCGATGGTACTGAAGAACGCGATCCTTGGGCACTCGCGCCTGCAACACGCCTACACGGCGCTGTCGGCGGAGGTGAAGGTCCGGAAGCAAGCAGAGGAACAGCTCCTTGATCTGAACAGGGAACTGGAGGCACGCGTCCTCGCACGCACCGCGCAATTGCAGCGGGCGAACGAACACGTGCGCGCGAGTGAGGAGGGGATCCGCCGTTCCCTGCGGGAAAAGGAGATCATGCTGAAGGAGATCCACCATCGGGTCAAGAACAACCTCCAGATCATCTCGAGCCTTCTGAGCCTGCAATCCGGCCGATACCGCGACCAGGAGATCCTCCGCGCGTTCGACGAGAGCCAGAGGCGTGTCCGCACGATGGCCATGGTGCACGAACAACTCTACCGGTCGGAGAACTTTGCCAGCATCGAGTTCGGCGAAAACCTCAAAAGGATCACCCGGGAACTGGTCTCGGCCTACGGCAGGGTGGGCATCCAACTCTCTCTGGACATCGAGCCGGTCACTCTGGCGATCGACAATGCGATCCCCTGCGGACTGATTGCGAACGAGCTCCTGTCGAATGCCCTGAAGCACGCGTTCCCCGCAGACCGTCGTGGAACGGTGTCGATCAGCCTGCATATGATCGATCCCTCGCATGCGCGCCTGATCGTCAGCGACGATGGGGTGGGCCTCCCCGAAGGAAAACGCGGCTGCGAGCACCCTACGACCCTCGGCATGACGCTGGTAACATCGCTGGCCGAGCAGATCGATGGATCGCTGACCTGCGCCACCGGTGCGGGCTGTACCTTTTCCCTCGATATCCCCCTCCCGCCCGCCGATCCGGCGCACGTGCCTCCTTGATTGTGGACCGTCGCCGAAGTACCTTGCATGATCGCCTTTCCACATTTCTGAAGGAAGGATCCTGACCCTGTGCGAACTTCGCTCCTGTGTGCTTTCCTGTGTCTCTCTGCCTTCATCGCCCGCGGGGCCTTCCTGCGCGATGTGCCGGTGACCGTTCGTCAACCCGATGGAACGGTTCTCCCATGCTACGCATCGGGAGACGAGTTCTACAACTGGCTGCACGACCGGCAGGGATTCACGATCGTTCAGGACCCGGCGACCGGGATGTACGTCTATGCACAACGGAGTGGCGACCGGCTGATCAGCACCCGTGTGGTCGCCGGACACGAGGATCCAGGGTCTGCCGGCCTCACGCCATACGCCACGATCTCTGCTGCTGCCGCTGCTCAGATCCGCGCCGCGATGCCGTGGTATGAACCTCCCGCACGGGCGCTGGCACCACGGACCGGCGTCCTCAACAATGTGGTCATCTTCATCCGCTTCAGTGATGATGCCGAGTTCACCGACCCGCCGTCGAAA
The nucleotide sequence above comes from Ignavibacteriota bacterium. Encoded proteins:
- a CDS encoding uroporphyrinogen decarboxylase, whose protein sequence is MERLVAAINGTPADRIPVFCNLLDQGAKELGLDLESYYTSGEHVAEAQLRMLRKYGHDNVWSLFYVGKEAELLGCKKILFAREGPPNVMDFVIRTLDDIDTLEVPERLEDHPAFTEQSRCLAILRNEVGGKVPICSYISSSMTIPAMLMGMERWLELLLLGPEEKRDLLLATCHEFFVREVRACRAAGADVIVYANPFGSTDFVPMSIFTSLSLPWIMRDIQAIGPDGVVYYCGMARMNDVIGVVRERTGLGTYYVSPLDDLASAKQIIGTQGLTCGVINDIRLIEWSPAEIRQEVKRMMEAGMPGGHFLFGTGVMPYCIPEENIRTMLNAAYEYGRWLQ
- a CDS encoding sensor histidine kinase; translated protein: MNGEIATDRDVAALEERVRKLAGEKSSLELVISLMNRMSEAPGLDTTIQNMLHALADVIGGLDLILYYMREGEIHSADINGSARHDTSIADPLVQRVFTSRQPEEIEQPFEDTRMTTEEFASAYTWAVPLLVGEELIGVFKIECLHISLGDMPRELSTFFAYAAMVLKNAILGHSRLQHAYTALSAEVKVRKQAEEQLLDLNRELEARVLARTAQLQRANEHVRASEEGIRRSLREKEIMLKEIHHRVKNNLQIISSLLSLQSGRYRDQEILRAFDESQRRVRTMAMVHEQLYRSENFASIEFGENLKRITRELVSAYGRVGIQLSLDIEPVTLAIDNAIPCGLIANELLSNALKHAFPADRRGTVSISLHMIDPSHARLIVSDDGVGLPEGKRGCEHPTTLGMTLVTSLAEQIDGSLTCATGAGCTFSLDIPLPPADPAHVPP
- a CDS encoding DUF1638 domain-containing protein: MQHTNTDGGSSSAPAQELTFLIGCGILAREIRSLIRKNHWPLEPILLDPDLHNDFCSLERALASSLTAHRSDSTVVFYGCCHPRIDDIVAGAQTVRTQGQNCIEMLLGHDVFSREVEQGAYFLMEAWARNWHRVIANAFGTTTPDVIRSIFNEDRRYLLALRTPCTGDFTGAAEEAGRVAGLPVRWMDVSLDALEDTLRTAIVLRSSANVP